One genomic window of Magnolia sinica isolate HGM2019 chromosome 3, MsV1, whole genome shotgun sequence includes the following:
- the LOC131240884 gene encoding plasma membrane-associated cation-binding protein 1, with protein sequence MGYWKSKVLPKIKKVFEKNGGKKAAAEACKTFDDSKEAIDKEFEEKKTDLQPKVIEIYEASSTNIKTVVKERKDAEIKKNSSEVQKFIEELVKIDFPGSKPVSEACTKFGPALVPGPVFFIFEKVSTFIVTEEKEAPPTTTTEGTVAVATEETIKEKEKEIVIEEEKKEEEKTLVEEVAEKKSEPTPSEKAKVEEEAPKP encoded by the exons ATGGGTTACTGGAAATCCAAGGTTCTGCCCAAGATCAAGAAGGTCTTTGAGAAAAACGGTGGTAAGAAAGCTGCTGCAGAAGCATGCAAGACCTTTGATGATTCAAAG GAGGCCATAGATAAGGAGTTTGAAGAGAAGAAGACCGATCTCCAACCCAAAGTGATTGAAATCTATGAAGCTTCATCAACTAATATTAAG ACTGTGGTGAAAGAACGCAAGGATGCTGAAATCAAGAAGAACTCATCTGAAGTTCAGAAATTCATAGAGGAATTAGTGAAAATTG ATTTCCCAGGATCAAAGCCAGTATCTGAAGCATGCACAAAATTCGGGCCCGCTTTAGTCCCGGGCCCGGTTTTCTTCATCTTCGAGAAGGTATCGACATTCATAGTAACAGAAGAGAAAGAAGCTCCACCAACAACGACAACAGAGGGGACGGTGGCAGTAGCTACTGAAGAAACGatcaaagaaaaggagaaggaaattgttattgaagaagaaaagaaggaagaagagaaaacccTTGTTGAGGAAGTTGCTGAAAAGAAATCCGAACCGACTCCATCTGAGAAAGCCAAGGTGGAGGAAGAAGCCCCAAAGCCATAG